One window of Lytechinus variegatus isolate NC3 chromosome 2, Lvar_3.0, whole genome shotgun sequence genomic DNA carries:
- the LOC121407214 gene encoding phosphoethanolamine N-methyltransferase-like, giving the protein MQSISQPFSPLSLSLSSLPYSTRLTFPCLPLPLFCSDVNARNNMKQFWEGHSSDGSLEEMMLDSNASILTKHELPEVMSLLPDLKGKRVLELGSGIGRFTGILAEASGHVTAVDFMTSFVEKNREVNGHRSNVDFKQADVMTLDLPLNSYDVIFSNWLFMYLSNEELLALATRLLGWLKDGGHLFFRESCFHQSGDKSRNFNPTQYRKPRDYNSIFQGTSSSVNQNEGALSYGFQLIMCRSIQSYIKLKNNPNQYSWLWQKTQQDVDANHGFKSFQQFLDSRQYSLNSILRYEVFGDGYVSTGGPETTHEFLEMLGLKEGQMVLDVGCGIGGGDFYMADKYSVNVDGIDLSSNMIEVAMDRAQGQNQPKVIFEIGDITKREYNPESFHVIYSRDTLLHIQDKPAIFKKFLTWLRPGGKLLISDYCCGELPHSDAFKAYVAQRGYILYTPPRYGQLLEEAGFVSVKAEDRTWQFKDMLQKELNRMMDPNLDILKGFTEEDVWALQDGWRSKIERVDAGNQKWGLFYAEKSA; this is encoded by the exons ATGCAATCAATTTCTCAACccttctcccccctctctctctctctttcctctcttCCATATTCCACTCGCCTCACTTTCCCCTGTCTTCCACTCCCCCTGTTCTGCTCAGATGTTAACGCAAGGAACAACATGAAGCAGTTCTGGGAGGGGCATTCCTCCGATGGTAGCCTGGAGGAGATGATGCTTGACTCCAATGCCTCTATCCTCACCAAACACGAACTCCCGGAGGTCATGTCTTTACTACCAGACCTTAAAGGGAAAAGGGTCCTGGAACTTGGGTCAGGAATCGG CCGTTTCACTGGTATTCTTGCTGAAGCAAGTGGTCATGTGACAGCTGTTGACTTCATGACTTCATTTGTTGAGAAGAATCGAGAGGTCAATGGTCACAGGAGTAACGTTGACTTCAAACAGGCCGATGTGATGACTCTAGATCTCCCGCTAAACAG TTATGATGTGATCTTTTCCAACTGGCTCTTCATGTACCTATCGAATGAGGAGCTCCTTGCTCTTGCCACTCGTCTTCTTGGATGGCTGAAAGATGGAGGTCACTTGTTTTTCAGAGAGTCCTGCTTTCATCAGTCAG GTGACAAGAGTCGTAACTTCAACCCAACCCAGTACCGTAAGCCCCGTGACTACAACTCAATCTTCCAAGGCACCAGTAGCAGCGTGAACCAGAACGAGGGCGCCCTTTCATATGGATTTCAGCTCATTATGTGCCGAAGCATCCAGTCATATATCAAG CTGAAGAACAACCCTAACCAGTACAGCTGGTTGTGGCAGAAGACCCAACAGGATGTGGATGCTAACCATGGCTTCAAATCATTCCAGCAGTTCCTTGACAGCAGACAGTATTCCCTCAACAGTATCCTCAGGTATGAGGTCTTTGGAGATGGTTACGTCAGCACTGGTGGGCCAGAGACTACACAT GAGTTTCTTGAGATGCTTGGACTGAAAGAAGGTCAGATGGTCCTTGATGTAGGGTGTGGCATCGGAGGAGGTGACTTCTACATGGCAGAT AAATACAGTGTAAATGTTGATGGCATTGATCTATCAAGTAATATGATAGAGGTAGCTATGGATAGAGCGCAGGGACAAAATCAACCAAAG GTCATCTTTGAGATTGGCGACATCACCAAGAGAGAGTATAATCCTGAATCATTCCATGTTATCTACAGCAGAGATACACTCCTTCACATCCAAGATAAACCAGCCATCTTCAAGAAGTTCCTG ACATGGTTGAGACCTGGTGGTAAGCTGCTGATATCTGATTACTGCTGTGGTGAACTGCCACACAGTGATGCCTTCAAGGCCTATGTGGCTCAGAGAGGTTATATACTCTACACACCACCTAGATATGGACAG CTTTTGGAAGAAGCAGGATTTGTGAGCGTGAAGGCCGAAGACAGAACATGGCAGTTCAAAGATATGTTACAGAAGGAGCTCAACAGGATGATGGACCCCAACCTTGATATCCTAAAG GGCTTTACTGAGGAAGATGTTTGGGCACTGCAAGACGGTTGGAGGAGTAAGATCGAGCGGGTCGATGCTGGCAATCAGAAGTGGGGTCTCTTTTATGCCGAGAAGAGTGCTTAA